The Bryobacteraceae bacterium genome includes a window with the following:
- the nadD gene encoding putative nicotinate-nucleotide adenylyltransferase produces MRLGIFGGTFDPVHAAHTRVAREAADRFSLDKVLFIPAAHPPHKPDGQTTPFEHRYRMVEIACREDARFEPSRLEEGEGRSYTIHTIEKLRQTLGPQDEIFFLIGADAFAEIGSWYRSEDVIRAVDFIVVSRPGYELKIPEGARVHRLETLALPLSSSEIRRQLETTGAADGLHPAVLAYIREHGLYR; encoded by the coding sequence TTGCGGCTCGGGATCTTTGGCGGCACTTTCGACCCTGTCCACGCGGCGCACACCCGTGTCGCCCGGGAGGCCGCCGACCGCTTCAGCCTGGACAAAGTGCTGTTCATCCCCGCCGCTCATCCGCCGCACAAGCCCGACGGTCAGACCACCCCCTTCGAACACCGCTACCGCATGGTCGAGATCGCCTGCCGCGAGGACGCGCGCTTCGAGCCCTCGCGGCTGGAAGAGGGCGAAGGGCGCAGCTACACGATCCACACCATCGAAAAGCTGCGGCAGACTCTCGGACCGCAGGACGAGATCTTCTTCCTCATCGGCGCCGACGCTTTCGCCGAGATCGGATCCTGGTACCGCAGCGAGGATGTCATCCGCGCGGTGGATTTCATCGTGGTCTCGCGCCCAGGCTATGAGCTGAAGATCCCCGAGGGTGCGCGCGTGCACCGGCTGGAGACGCTGGCGCTGCCCCTGTCGTCTTCCGAGATCCGCCGGCAGCTGGAAACCACGGGCGCCGCCGACGGGCTGCACCCGGCCGTGCTCGCCTACATCCGCGAGCACGGCCTCTATCGCTGA
- a CDS encoding oxidoreductase, with translation MQRRTFVASAAAGAVLPAAAQTSQPLPVSALGKSGLRVTRIAVGGYHMNVKGEEEALRILRRAFDLGINFYDSANAYHGGRSDELLGKAFSGADRQKVLLMTKCEIYSRDGAMRVLEEQLRRMKTDYIDLWQCHQVSEHKEVDQILGPNGSLEAFVLAKKQGKVRHIGFTGHRDPAIHLRLLQATDAWETIQMPINLIDPHYLSFIRQVLPEARRRGLGVIAMKSNAMGQIAAQNVAAIADCLRFAWSQDIDTLVSGVETVAQLEQNVAALRSFQKMTPQEISAVLERTAKGKTGAGVERYKRPPQGACLRPHRDGEPA, from the coding sequence ATGCAACGCCGCACATTTGTCGCCTCAGCCGCCGCCGGCGCCGTTCTGCCGGCAGCTGCGCAGACCTCGCAGCCCCTGCCCGTGTCCGCGCTCGGAAAGAGCGGCCTCAGGGTCACCCGCATCGCCGTTGGCGGGTACCACATGAACGTGAAAGGCGAGGAGGAGGCCCTGCGCATCCTCCGCCGCGCCTTCGATCTCGGCATCAATTTCTATGACAGCGCCAACGCCTATCACGGCGGCCGGAGCGACGAGCTGCTCGGCAAAGCCTTCTCCGGCGCCGACCGGCAGAAGGTCCTGCTCATGACAAAGTGCGAGATCTACTCCCGCGACGGCGCCATGCGCGTGCTCGAAGAGCAGCTCCGCCGCATGAAAACGGACTATATCGACCTCTGGCAGTGCCATCAGGTGAGCGAGCACAAGGAAGTCGACCAGATTCTTGGCCCCAACGGGTCGCTCGAGGCCTTCGTGCTGGCGAAAAAGCAGGGCAAAGTCCGCCACATCGGCTTCACCGGCCACCGCGATCCCGCCATCCACCTGCGCCTGCTGCAGGCCACCGATGCGTGGGAGACCATTCAGATGCCCATCAATCTGATCGATCCCCACTACCTGAGCTTCATCCGCCAGGTGCTGCCGGAAGCGCGCCGCCGCGGTCTCGGCGTCATCGCCATGAAGTCCAACGCCATGGGGCAGATCGCGGCGCAGAACGTCGCCGCCATCGCCGACTGCCTCCGCTTCGCATGGAGCCAGGACATCGACACGCTTGTCTCCGGCGTCGAGACTGTCGCGCAGCTCGAGCAGAACGTCGCCGCTCTGCGCTCGTTTCAGAAGATGACGCCGCAGGAGATCAGCGCCGTGCTCGAGCGCACGGCGAAGGGCAAGACCGGAGCAGGCGTCGAGCGCTACAAGCGCCCGCCGCAGGGCGCCTGCCTCAGACCGCACCGGGACGGCGAGCCGGCCTGA
- the htrA gene encoding serine protease yields MPRFGRWIFGVLACVAAAAQTPPARLSELSAGFQELSRRVHASVVRVSTVGYRQLEPEESDEPGVAARQQSSGSGVIIDADGLIVTNAHVVVGAQRVQVTLPPSLADRQAGGGRARPRTVRAEVVGLDLETDVALLRVSEKGLPALEMADSDAVEQGQLVFAFGSPLGLDNSVTMGVVSAPARQLRADDPMIYIQTDAPINPGNSGGPLVDTEGRIIGINAMILSQSGGNEGIGFAVPSNIVANVVEQLRRTGRVIRGEIGVTVQTISPALAEGWKLPQAWGVVVADVEPEGQGDTAGLQVGDVIASLNGRVMEDARQFNVSLYRPAVGETITLEVLRGSKKLKLAVQVAERHDEASTYAELASREENLIPELGIFAVDLTPALRDQLVPTRSESGGVLVAARHADSAVFEEGFRAGDLIYAVNRVPVRNVADLRAFVRKQKSGTALAFQVERSGRLRFVSLEVP; encoded by the coding sequence ATGCCTCGTTTCGGCAGATGGATATTCGGGGTGCTGGCGTGCGTCGCTGCCGCAGCCCAGACGCCCCCCGCGCGTTTAAGCGAACTCAGTGCGGGCTTTCAGGAGCTGAGCCGCCGGGTGCACGCTTCCGTGGTGCGGGTGAGCACGGTCGGCTACAGGCAGCTCGAGCCGGAAGAAAGCGACGAGCCTGGCGTGGCGGCGCGGCAGCAGAGCTCGGGCTCGGGAGTCATTATCGACGCGGACGGGCTGATCGTAACGAACGCGCACGTGGTGGTGGGCGCGCAGCGGGTGCAGGTGACGCTGCCGCCTTCGCTGGCGGACAGGCAGGCGGGCGGAGGCAGAGCGCGGCCGCGCACCGTGCGCGCGGAAGTCGTGGGGCTCGATCTGGAGACCGATGTGGCGCTGCTGCGGGTTTCCGAGAAGGGACTGCCGGCTCTCGAAATGGCCGATTCGGACGCCGTCGAACAGGGCCAACTCGTCTTCGCCTTCGGAAGTCCACTCGGGCTCGACAACAGCGTGACCATGGGCGTGGTGAGCGCGCCGGCGCGCCAGCTGCGCGCCGACGATCCGATGATCTACATCCAGACCGACGCGCCGATCAATCCCGGCAATTCGGGCGGGCCACTGGTGGATACGGAAGGAAGAATTATCGGCATTAACGCGATGATTCTGTCGCAATCTGGAGGAAATGAAGGGATCGGATTCGCGGTGCCGTCGAATATCGTGGCCAACGTGGTCGAGCAGTTGCGGCGCACGGGGCGCGTGATCCGCGGCGAAATCGGCGTGACGGTGCAGACGATTTCCCCGGCGCTGGCCGAGGGCTGGAAGCTGCCGCAGGCGTGGGGCGTGGTGGTGGCTGACGTCGAGCCCGAGGGTCAGGGCGACACGGCGGGGCTGCAGGTGGGCGACGTCATCGCGTCGCTGAACGGGCGCGTGATGGAAGATGCGCGGCAGTTCAACGTGAGCCTGTACCGTCCGGCGGTGGGCGAGACGATCACGCTCGAGGTGCTGCGCGGTTCGAAGAAGCTGAAGCTGGCGGTGCAGGTGGCCGAGCGGCACGACGAGGCGTCGACCTACGCGGAGCTGGCGAGCCGCGAGGAAAATCTGATTCCCGAACTGGGGATTTTCGCCGTGGATCTGACTCCTGCGTTGCGGGATCAGCTCGTGCCGACGCGAAGCGAATCCGGCGGCGTGCTGGTGGCCGCGCGCCACGCCGACAGCGCAGTCTTCGAGGAAGGGTTCCGCGCGGGTGATCTGATTTACGCAGTGAACCGCGTGCCGGTGCGCAACGTCGCCGACCTGCGAGCGTTTGTCAGAAAGCAGAAATCCGGCACGGCACTGGCATTCCAGGTGGAGCGGAGCGGGCGGCTGCGGTTCGTGAGCCTCGAGGTGCCGTAG
- the rnhA gene encoding ribonuclease H — MKKVLAVSDGSCLGNPGPGGWAYILRYGERSREQSGGEPHTTNNRMELTAALRALQALKEPCEVEFVTDSQYLKNGVESWMPRWKRNGWKTAEKKPVLNQDLWQALDEELRRHRVRWAWTKGHATHDDNNRCDELARAAAEQQRSARG, encoded by the coding sequence ATGAAGAAGGTTCTGGCCGTCAGCGATGGCAGCTGCCTCGGCAATCCCGGACCCGGCGGCTGGGCCTACATCCTGCGCTACGGGGAGCGCTCGAGGGAACAGTCCGGCGGCGAGCCGCACACCACCAACAACCGCATGGAGCTGACCGCCGCTCTGCGCGCGCTGCAGGCGCTGAAGGAGCCGTGCGAGGTCGAGTTCGTCACCGATTCGCAGTACCTCAAGAACGGCGTCGAAAGCTGGATGCCGCGCTGGAAGCGCAACGGCTGGAAGACCGCGGAGAAAAAGCCTGTCCTCAACCAGGATCTCTGGCAGGCGCTCGACGAGGAACTCAGACGGCACCGCGTGCGGTGGGCGTGGACCAAAGGCCATGCCACGCACGACGACAACAACCGCTGCGACGAACTCGCCCGCGCCGCCGCCGAGCAGCAGCGCAGCGCGCGCGGATGA
- a CDS encoding methionine synthase: MEESPSRTNMNWESRQQELLAALEERILVLDGAMGTMLQQRNPTIEDWGGPQFENCTEHLLFTRPDWIRDIHRAYFEAGADIVETNSFGGSTVTLAEFGLEARCYEINRKAAELAREAAAAFERPGRPRFVAGSIGPTTKAITVTGGVTFAQLREGYYEQARGLVDGGADLLLVETCQDTRNVKAALLAIRRLSDELGRRIPVIVSGTIEPMGTMLAGQTADAFVVSLQHADLLAVGLNCATGPEFMTDHIRTIHELAPARVSCYPNAGLPDEEGRYLETPDSLAAQLEKFADHGWLNIVGGCCGTTPAHIRAIARMVEGKRPRVMRPPAHRVFFSGIETVEADDSTRPLLVGERTNVIGSRLFKQLIAEEKWEEATDIARRQVRAGAHIIDVCLQSSDRDELADIPPFYELLIRKIKAPLMIDTTDPRAVELALTYCQGRSIINSVNLEDGEEKFERIAPLARAYGAALVVGAIDEDPVQAQAFTRERKLAVAERSVGLLVNKYGMRPEDLIIDPLVFPVATGDENYIGGAVETIEGVRLVKERIPHVRTILGISNVSFGLPPAAREVVNSVFLYHATKAGLDLAIVNTEKLERFASIPEEERLLAERLLFNWPDPEKFPGVSEDWREQSREERVAVSQHNIAAITEFFRRAGAKEKKSAAELPLDERLARYIIEGTKDGLIDDLNRKLAEGAAPLDIINGPLMRGMDEVGRLFNNNELIVAEVLQSAEAMKAAVAHLQQFMEKSSVQARGRFLLATVKGDVHDIGKNLVEIIFSNNGYEVINLGIKVPPEELIRAFHEHKPDAIGLSGLLVKSAQQMVVTGEDLREAGIRVPLLVGGAALSEKFTVTKIAPAYQAPTFYAKDAMTGLQIMNALMDPAARETLTARAVQTVGGDAPAQEEREKVVVDAGTERSPKVRTDIPIPPAPYLDRRVRTLANLAEIWSYINPHMLYGRHLGFKGNFEQALKERDEKAVALHHDVEEVKQKAARFMRVRGVWQFFEAERHGNSIALFEPGAQAPLHIFTFERQRKKDGLCLSDYVLDPDASGRRDHIALFVVTAGEGVREASEEAKQAGRFFEAHCLQALAIETAEAAAEWLHRRLREEWGFPDPPGMTMQQRFTSRYRGKRYSFGYPACPNLDDQQGIWKLLRPEEIGVRLTEGMMMEPEASVSALVFHHPDCAYFSVEATD, translated from the coding sequence ATGGAAGAAAGCCCGTCTCGCACCAACATGAACTGGGAATCCCGTCAACAGGAGCTGCTTGCCGCGCTCGAAGAACGCATCCTCGTGCTCGACGGCGCCATGGGCACGATGCTCCAGCAGCGCAACCCCACGATCGAAGACTGGGGCGGGCCGCAATTCGAGAACTGCACCGAGCACCTCCTGTTCACGCGCCCGGACTGGATCCGCGACATTCACCGCGCCTATTTCGAGGCCGGCGCCGACATCGTCGAAACCAATTCCTTCGGCGGCTCGACCGTGACGCTGGCTGAATTCGGCCTGGAAGCGCGCTGCTACGAGATCAACCGCAAGGCGGCGGAACTGGCCCGCGAGGCGGCCGCCGCGTTCGAGCGCCCTGGCCGGCCGCGCTTCGTCGCCGGTTCCATCGGGCCCACCACGAAAGCGATCACCGTCACCGGAGGCGTGACGTTCGCGCAGCTCCGCGAGGGCTATTACGAGCAGGCGCGCGGCCTCGTCGACGGCGGCGCGGACCTGCTGCTGGTGGAGACCTGCCAGGACACGCGCAACGTCAAGGCCGCGCTGTTGGCCATCCGCCGGCTGTCCGATGAACTCGGCCGCCGCATCCCGGTCATCGTTTCGGGAACCATCGAGCCGATGGGCACCATGCTCGCCGGGCAGACGGCCGACGCCTTCGTCGTCTCGCTCCAGCACGCCGACCTGCTGGCCGTCGGTCTCAACTGCGCCACGGGGCCCGAGTTCATGACGGACCACATCCGCACGATTCATGAGCTCGCGCCGGCGCGCGTCTCCTGTTATCCCAACGCGGGCCTGCCCGACGAGGAGGGCCGCTATCTGGAGACTCCGGACTCGCTGGCGGCGCAGCTGGAAAAGTTCGCCGATCACGGCTGGCTGAACATCGTCGGCGGCTGCTGCGGCACCACGCCCGCGCACATCCGCGCCATCGCCCGGATGGTGGAAGGCAAGCGTCCGCGCGTCATGCGGCCGCCTGCGCACCGCGTCTTCTTCTCGGGCATCGAAACGGTCGAAGCGGACGATTCCACGCGGCCGCTGCTTGTGGGCGAGCGGACCAATGTCATCGGCTCGCGCCTGTTCAAGCAGCTGATCGCCGAAGAAAAGTGGGAAGAGGCCACGGATATCGCGCGCCGCCAGGTGCGCGCCGGCGCGCACATCATCGACGTCTGCCTGCAGTCGTCCGACCGCGACGAGCTGGCCGACATCCCGCCCTTCTATGAGCTGCTGATCCGCAAGATCAAGGCCCCGCTCATGATCGACACGACGGACCCGCGCGCCGTCGAGCTCGCGCTCACCTACTGCCAGGGACGCAGCATCATCAACTCCGTCAACCTGGAAGACGGCGAGGAGAAGTTCGAGCGCATCGCCCCGCTGGCGCGCGCCTACGGCGCGGCGCTCGTCGTGGGCGCCATCGACGAAGACCCTGTGCAGGCCCAGGCGTTCACGCGCGAGCGCAAGCTGGCCGTCGCCGAGCGCAGCGTCGGCCTGCTCGTCAACAAGTACGGCATGCGGCCCGAGGATCTGATCATCGATCCTCTGGTGTTTCCCGTGGCCACGGGCGACGAGAACTACATCGGCGGCGCGGTCGAGACGATCGAAGGCGTGCGGCTCGTCAAGGAGCGCATCCCGCATGTGCGCACGATCCTCGGCATCTCGAACGTGAGCTTCGGGCTTCCGCCCGCGGCGCGCGAAGTCGTCAACAGCGTGTTCCTCTATCACGCCACCAAGGCAGGGCTCGATCTCGCCATCGTCAACACGGAAAAGCTCGAGCGGTTCGCCTCCATCCCCGAGGAAGAACGCCTGCTGGCCGAGCGCCTGCTGTTCAACTGGCCGGACCCGGAGAAGTTCCCGGGCGTCAGCGAAGACTGGCGCGAGCAGTCGCGCGAGGAGCGCGTCGCCGTGAGCCAGCACAACATCGCGGCCATCACCGAGTTCTTCCGCAGGGCGGGCGCGAAGGAAAAGAAGTCCGCCGCGGAGCTTCCGCTCGATGAGCGCCTGGCCCGCTACATCATCGAGGGCACCAAGGACGGCCTGATCGATGATCTGAACCGCAAGCTGGCCGAGGGCGCCGCGCCGCTCGACATCATCAACGGGCCGCTGATGCGCGGCATGGATGAAGTGGGCCGCCTCTTCAACAACAACGAGCTCATCGTCGCCGAAGTGCTGCAGTCGGCCGAAGCCATGAAAGCCGCCGTGGCCCACCTGCAGCAGTTCATGGAGAAGAGCAGCGTGCAGGCGCGCGGGCGCTTCCTGCTGGCCACCGTCAAGGGCGACGTGCACGACATTGGCAAGAACCTCGTGGAGATCATCTTCTCCAACAACGGCTACGAGGTGATCAACCTGGGCATCAAGGTGCCGCCCGAGGAGCTGATCCGCGCCTTCCACGAGCACAAGCCGGACGCCATCGGCCTCAGCGGGCTGCTCGTGAAATCCGCGCAGCAGATGGTGGTGACGGGCGAAGATCTGCGCGAAGCCGGCATCCGCGTGCCGCTGCTCGTGGGCGGAGCAGCGCTGAGCGAAAAGTTCACGGTGACGAAGATCGCCCCCGCCTATCAGGCGCCGACGTTCTATGCCAAAGACGCCATGACCGGCCTGCAGATCATGAACGCGCTCATGGATCCGGCTGCGCGGGAGACGCTCACAGCCCGCGCCGTGCAGACCGTCGGCGGAGATGCGCCCGCGCAGGAAGAGCGCGAAAAGGTCGTGGTTGACGCCGGCACGGAGAGGTCGCCGAAGGTGCGCACGGACATCCCCATTCCTCCCGCGCCATATCTGGACCGCCGCGTGCGCACGCTCGCCAACCTCGCCGAGATCTGGAGCTACATCAACCCGCACATGCTCTACGGCCGGCATCTGGGGTTCAAGGGCAACTTCGAGCAGGCGCTGAAGGAGCGGGACGAGAAAGCCGTCGCGCTGCATCACGACGTGGAAGAAGTGAAGCAGAAGGCAGCCCGCTTCATGCGGGTGCGCGGCGTGTGGCAGTTCTTCGAAGCGGAGCGGCACGGCAATTCCATCGCCCTGTTCGAGCCGGGCGCGCAGGCGCCGCTGCATATCTTCACGTTCGAGCGGCAGCGGAAGAAAGACGGGCTGTGCCTCAGCGACTATGTGCTCGATCCCGACGCTTCCGGGCGGCGCGATCACATCGCCCTGTTCGTGGTCACGGCGGGCGAGGGCGTGCGCGAAGCTTCGGAAGAGGCGAAGCAGGCGGGACGCTTCTTTGAAGCGCACTGCCTGCAGGCGCTCGCCATCGAGACGGCTGAAGCGGCAGCCGAATGGCTCCACCGCCGCCTGCGCGAAGAGTGGGGCTTCCCGGATCCGCCCGGCATGACCATGCAGCAGCGGTTCACGTCGCGCTATCGCGGCAAGCGCTACAGCTTCGGCTATCCTGCCTGCCCGAACCTCGACGATCAGCAGGGCATCTGGAAGCTGCTGCGCCCGGAAGAAATCGGCGTGCGGCTCACCGAGGGCATGATGATGGAACCCGAAGCCAGCGTCAGCGCGCTCGTCTTCCATCACCCCGATTGCGCCTACTTCTCCGTGGAAGCGACCGACTGA
- a CDS encoding tRNA-dihydrouridine synthase codes for MVEFPAELRIGPVRIQPATVLAPMAGVTDTVFRRLIRAQGGCGLLMTEFTSSHGVVATRRHPNRKRLQSFHYLYFEPDEHPITAQLFGADPQVLAEAARICEDSGFDAVDINFGCPVKKVVSCNGGSGLLRNLPLIETILKTVRAAIRIPLTLKTRAGWNDCELVHVQVARLAEDCGVQAIALHPRTREQGYSGKADWTRIAEVKAAVKIPVIGNGDIVTPQDAVRMVRETGCDAVMIGRAAASNPWIFRQISEYLATGAYFQPAEEDRWRIMHTYYSMLIEHESLDTVGKMKQFATYFTHGVRNGSKLRTAIYHAREAREILSLVDRFFEGELSRSGGHGDAEAPAA; via the coding sequence ATGGTTGAGTTTCCCGCAGAACTCCGCATCGGCCCCGTGCGGATTCAGCCGGCCACGGTTCTGGCGCCCATGGCGGGTGTCACCGACACCGTCTTCCGCCGCCTGATCCGCGCTCAGGGCGGCTGCGGTCTGCTGATGACGGAATTCACCAGCTCGCATGGCGTGGTGGCCACGCGGCGCCATCCGAACCGCAAGCGGCTTCAAAGTTTCCACTACCTTTACTTCGAGCCCGACGAGCACCCCATCACGGCGCAGCTGTTCGGCGCCGATCCGCAGGTGTTGGCTGAGGCGGCGCGCATCTGCGAGGATTCGGGCTTTGACGCCGTCGACATCAATTTCGGCTGCCCGGTCAAGAAGGTCGTCTCATGCAACGGCGGCAGCGGGCTGCTGCGCAACCTGCCGCTGATCGAGACCATCCTGAAAACCGTTCGCGCGGCCATCCGCATTCCGCTCACCCTCAAGACGCGCGCCGGCTGGAACGATTGCGAGCTGGTCCACGTGCAGGTGGCGCGCCTCGCCGAAGACTGCGGCGTCCAGGCCATCGCGCTGCACCCGCGCACGCGCGAACAGGGCTACAGCGGCAAAGCAGACTGGACCCGCATCGCCGAGGTGAAAGCCGCCGTGAAGATCCCGGTGATCGGCAACGGCGACATCGTGACCCCGCAGGACGCCGTGCGCATGGTCCGCGAGACCGGCTGCGACGCCGTCATGATTGGCCGCGCCGCCGCGTCCAACCCGTGGATCTTCCGCCAGATTTCGGAGTATCTCGCCACGGGCGCGTATTTCCAGCCCGCGGAAGAAGACCGGTGGCGCATCATGCACACCTACTACTCGATGCTGATCGAGCACGAGTCGCTGGACACTGTGGGCAAGATGAAGCAGTTCGCCACCTACTTCACGCACGGCGTGCGCAACGGTTCGAAACTCCGCACAGCCATCTACCATGCCAGGGAAGCGCGTGAAATCCTCTCGCTCGTCGACCGCTTCTTCGAAGGCGAACTCAGCCGGAGCGGCGGGCACGGCGACGCCGAGGCGCCAGCCGCCTGA